The genomic DNA GTGCCTGACGGTGGCTGAGGACCAGGGCATCGAGGACCTCCTCGCGTTCGCCACCAGCGCCATCCGCGAGGCCCCCAACGGTGAGGCCGTCCTGCAGCAGGTCCGCGACGAGACCGGTGCCGATCTGCAGGTCCTGTCCGGCCCCGACGAGGCGCGGCTGACGTTCCTGGCCGTACGCCGGTGGTTCGGCTGGTCGAGCGGGCGTCTGCTGTGCCTCGACATCGGTGGCGGCTCCCTGGAGCTCGCGGCGGGTCTGGACGAGGAGCCCGACGCGGCGCTGAGCCTGCCCCTGGGCGCCGGGCGCCTGACGCGTGAGCTGCACGGCGACCCGCCCGCACCCGACGACATCCGGGCGCTGCGCAAGCGCGTCCGCTCCGACATCGGCCGGGTCGTGCGTGAGATCACCCGGCTCGGCTCGCCCGACCGCGTCGTCGGCACGAGCAAGACGATCCGGTCGCTGGCGCGGGTCACCGGTGCGGCCCCGAGCGACCAGGGGCCGTACGTCGCGCGCTCGCTCGAGCGGGCCGCCCTCAGCGAGCTGGTGCCACAGCTGGCGCAGATGACTGCTGACGAGCGCGCCGACCTGCCGGGTGTGTCGGCGAGCCGTGCGCCACAGCTGCTCGCGGGTGCACTGGTCATCGAGGGCGCCATGGACATCCTCGGCGTGGAGCGTCTCGACGTGTGCCCGTGGGCGCTGCGTGAGGGCGTCATCCTGCGCAGGCTGGACTGGTTGGAGGCGTGATCGTCCCGGTGGCCCTCCACGAGCAGGCGACAACGGGCGGCGGCGCGGCGTACGTGCCGGACGCCCGGATCGCGCTGTCGACGGCGTCGGTCTACCCCCGGGGTGCGACGGCGGCGTTCGACATCGCCGCCCGCCTCGGCTACGACGCGGTCGAGGTCATGGTCTGGACCGAGACGATCAGCCAGGAGGCCGGTGCGCTGCGCAGCCTGGCCGACCACTACGGCGTGCCCGTCTGCTCCATCCACGCGCCGACGCTGCTGCTCACCCAACGCGTCTGGGGCACTGACCCTTGGGTCAAGATCGACAAGTCGATCGAGCTCGCCGAGGAGGTCGGTGCCGACACGGTCGTGCTGCACCCGCCGTTCCGGTGGCAGCGCGACTACGCCGCCGAGTTCGTCGACGGGGTCCGCGAGCGCAGTGAGCGCACCGACGTTCGCCTCGCCGTCGAGAACATGTTCCCGTGGCGGGCCAGGGCTCGCGAGATGCAGGCCTACCTGCCGCACTGGGACCCCACCGAGTCCGACTACGAGCACGTCACGCTCGACCTGTCGCACACCGCCACGGCGGGTTCGGACGCGATGGCGATGGCGGCGCAGCTGGGTGACCGTCTCGC from Luteipulveratus halotolerans includes the following:
- a CDS encoding Ppx/GppA phosphatase family protein; this encodes MRLGVIDVGSNTVHLLVVDAHRGAQPLPASSHKIDLRLSEHTTDEGEISEAGIKRLSTFVGECLTVAEDQGIEDLLAFATSAIREAPNGEAVLQQVRDETGADLQVLSGPDEARLTFLAVRRWFGWSSGRLLCLDIGGGSLELAAGLDEEPDAALSLPLGAGRLTRELHGDPPAPDDIRALRKRVRSDIGRVVREITRLGSPDRVVGTSKTIRSLARVTGAAPSDQGPYVARSLERAALSELVPQLAQMTADERADLPGVSASRAPQLLAGALVIEGAMDILGVERLDVCPWALREGVILRRLDWLEA
- a CDS encoding sugar phosphate isomerase/epimerase family protein; translation: MPDARIALSTASVYPRGATAAFDIAARLGYDAVEVMVWTETISQEAGALRSLADHYGVPVCSIHAPTLLLTQRVWGTDPWVKIDKSIELAEEVGADTVVLHPPFRWQRDYAAEFVDGVRERSERTDVRLAVENMFPWRARAREMQAYLPHWDPTESDYEHVTLDLSHTATAGSDAMAMAAQLGDRLAHIHLADGMGSYKDEHLVPGRGGQPCAELLETLAAQGFSGDIVVEIGTRRLDDDQREADLAEALAFARLHFAAPAPAE